Part of the Solwaraspora sp. WMMA2065 genome is shown below.
TCCGAGATCGAAGGCATTGAGCAGGTCCCTTCGTACCTGTGGCAGTACGCGCAGGATCAGGGTTTCCTTGCAGAGGCGGCTGGCGAGACGAAACGCTTCCTGGCGGAGTTGGCGTGGGACGCCAGCATCGACGTGCACCTGGTGGAGGCGCGCCCCAAAACCTTGGCCTCGTACACGGAGAAATCACAGAAAACGAAGGGCGACGGAACACCGAAGTACGCCGACCCCGCTGCTCAGATCCATGACTGCGTGGCGGCCCGCGTTATCGTCTACACTACCCGAGCCCGCAATGACTTGGCTAACCTGATTGTGAGCCGCTGCTCGTACCGTGAATGGCAGAATCCCGGTCACACGAAGCATAACGGATACGACAGCGAGCACATCGTCATTACCGGCATCAAGGACTCCGATGCGCAGCAGCGGTATTCGGCCCTTGTGAAGTTTCTCGAGAAGTATAAGGGTCTGGAGATTCAGGTGCGTAGCGTGGCGGGTCACGCTTGGGCAGAGTACGAGCACGACATCCGCTATAAGTCCGGTGCATACCAAGAGATGACGCCCAACGAAAAGGGGCGAGTGGATCGGTACTTCGTCGAGGCCGGCGGCATGCGTCGGTACATGGATAAGATCTTCGACGAGATCGAGGAGTTGCTCCGGCCGCAGGAGGTCAGCGATCTCGGACCGGCTGACGAGCCAGGGATCGGGGTGGACGAATCGTCGCCGGGGCCACTCAACCCGACCCCACTGGACCGAGCAACACTGGCGGAACTGGTTGCCGACCGATTCCCAGACGATGAACCAGGCGACCCGCTGTCACTCGCCGTTCTGCTTGAACAGTTGATCGCGCTGGACGTGACCACGATCGGCCAACTGGAAGCGGTGCTTTCCAACCTCGAAGAGGGCCAGGTCGCCAGGTTGATGGACTATCCGACCGAGACGACCCGGGTCCGGAAGTTGGACGACGAATTACTTGCCGTCTTCCTTGATCGCTACGTCGAGGTTGCTGAGGATGCCGACCGACGGCAACTGCTGCGCCTACGGCTCCGCCGTGTGCGTGGCCGGTTCACAATCTACTCTTTGGAGGAGCCCAACGGCACCCGGCGTCCTGTCGCCGCCGCGCGAGCGGTACGCGATCTGGTGAAGTTCGTTTCGGAGTATGCGGGCATCCAGGCAACGATCATCAGCGGTGCCGTCAGCGCGAACCAGGCCGATGTGACCCCCGGGTATTTTCCGAGGGAGGTACCAACATCCGCCGGCCCGGTGTATGTAGCTACGAATCTGACTCGCTCCCACGCCGAGTACCTGATGCGTAAGCTGGTCGCACGGGTTCCCGGCTCGGGACTGCGGGTCAAGCGGGCCGGCGACCTCCTCTGCGAGGCACCTCCGGAAATCGCAGAAGGGAATTCTGCTTGATGCATAGGCGTTGCCGGCGGCCCGGGGGCATGGACATCCTCGACCATGGCTGGGCTCAGCCGGCGCACCGCTGGCGTCAGCTGACCGGTGCCTGCGGCACCGGCTTGATCAGCCGCGCGGCGGTGGCCTTGCGGATCGCGTCGACCCGCGACACCGCGTGCAGCTTCGCGTAGATGTTCGTCAGGTGCCGTTTGACGGTGGCCTCCGTAATGCACAGCCGACCGGCGATCTGGGCGTTGCTCAGCGCTTCGGCGGTCAACCGCAGCACCTCCAACTCGCGTTCGGTCAACGGTGGCGTGGTGCGCGGTCGCTGCCGGTCGAGCCGTTCCACGGTCGCACGGGACACCGCCAGCAGGACGTTCTGCACGGGCCGGCGCACCACGGACCGGACGGCGGCGACGAGTTCGTCCCGCAGGATCGTCTTGAGCAGGTACGCGACTGCGCCGGCCGCCAGCAGTTCGGACACGAGGTCCGGGTCGTCGTGCATGGTCACCACGACGACCCGGGTCTGTGGGGCGGCCCGGCCGATCTGGCGGACGACGGCGGCGGCGCCGAGGCCCGGCATCTCCACGTCCAGCAGCAGGACGTCGGGTCGTAACCGGACGCACACGGCCACCGCCTCCGGCCCGGTCGACGCCTCGCCGACGACCGTGAATCCGGCATCGGTGCAGAGCATCTCGCGGATGCCGTCGCGCATCAGCGTGTGGTCGTCGGCGAGACAGACCCGGATCTGCGGCCGGTCCGGGGCGGTCAAAGCCCGCTCTCCATCAGCGGGACCCGTACCTCGATGCGGGTGCCCTTGCCTGGCTCGCTGACGACGGCGAGTCGGCCCCGTAGCAGCAGTGCCCGCTCCCGCATCGACGGTAGTCCGCCGCCGGCCCGGTCCGGGCCACCCGGGTCGAAGCCCTGTCCGTCGTCGGAGACCACGGCGCGCACCTCGGCGGCAGCTATGTCGACGGTGACGTCCAGCCGGCGCGGTGCGGCGTGGCGTAGCGCGTTGCGGACCGCCTCGCGCAGGATCAGGTAGAGCTCCTCGGTGGTGTCCGGCGGCAGGGCCTTGACATCGCCGGCGACGCGCAGCGAGGCCCGTACCGATGGTGGTGTCGTCACCTTCAGGTACTCGCGCAGCGCGCTCGCCAGGCCCTCCTCGCCGACGCAACGGCGCAGCTCAGCGGAGAGTTGCTGTACGGTACGCACCGCCTCGCCGAGGTACTCGACCGCGCTGTCGAGATTGGCCCGCGCACGCGCCTGGTCGTGTTCGGCGTAGTGCCGGTTCAGGTCCAGTCGGTGCAGCGTCAGGCTCATGCCGTGCAGCACCCGGTCGTGCAACTCCCGAGCTATCCGTCGCCGTTCCTCCTGCCGGGACTCCTGCAGCTTTGTCATCAGGAACGTCACGTAGGACAGGGATCCGACGGCGACCCGCTCCATGATCGCCTTATGGAACAGTTTGCTGATCCGGGTCGCGCTGATGCTGTCGGTGGGCGCGAATTCGCGACTGATGATTGGCAGGCCGACCTCGAACAACGTGATGGCGGCGCGTAGCGACTCCACCGGGTGGATGCCGTGCTCGGCCCGCTGCGCACCGATTTCGACACTGGACAGCCGAGCCTCACCCGTCAGTGCTATCCGGGAGGTGTCCGGCAGTCTGAGCTGAGCCGCCACGTCGTCGAGGACCGACGCGACCTGGCCGGCGAGCTGTTCGACGACCTCCGGCCGGCTGATCAACTGGTTGCCCTGCTGTCGCAGGGCCCTGGTGAACGCGCTGAAGACCTCGTCGAGGATCCCCGTGGTGTCCGGGCTTCGGGCCGCGTCCGCGTCACGCCCAGTTGTCAAGAGGCCTCCCCGCCGACTCCTGTCACGGAGACTTATGATAGCGCTCCCGACTGGAACATCCACCCCCTTACGGGATTTGAGTGTCGGGATTGGATTGTCCCTGCTCAGGCCGCTTGGGTGTGGTCTCTGGTTATGATTTTGCTGACCATAAGTGTTTTTTTAGCAATTTACCCATATAAATTAACTTGAATCCTCACCGGTCGGACCTGGCTGGCCTGTTCGTCGTACTGCGGGGCGGACGGCGAAATCTTGTCCGAGAGCCTCCGCTCCGCCCGCCCGCGTGTCGTCCGACCCGGCGGTGCGCCTGCGCCCCGGCTGCATCCGTACGCGCCGTTGGTCGAGGCGTCGCGCGTCCTTGGTCGTAGCCGGTGCCGCCACCTTCATGGAGCCTGCCGGCGGATGGGGCTCTGCCACCTTGGCCGGCCCGGGAGCCGGCCCCTACCGTCGACCCATTGACGATTGTCGTGGTGGTGAGCCTGGTTGGGCCACGATCTGCCCTGCGCGGGCGGCCCGCCGACGAACCGTCCGACACGAGGAGAGGAGCAGGCCGTCATGGCCACAGACGCGCCGACACCCGCCGGCCGAGAGCCGGCACCCGGCACTGTCCGGCGTGGTCGCCGGCTCGTCGGGCGGCTGGTCGTCGGTGCGTTCGTGGTCGCCGTCTGCGTCGCCATCGCGCTCGCACTACGTGACCAGGACTGGTCGACGCTCGGCCAGCTGACTCGCCCGCGGACGGTACCGGCGCTGGCCGCGGCGCTCGCGGTCACCTCGGGCGGCCTGCTCTGCGCCGCCCGCGCCTGGCTGCTGACGATCTCGGCGACCGGCGCGCCGGTGCCGGTCACCGCCGGTGTCCGGATGTTCTTCGTCGGCTTCCTCGGCAAGTTCCTGCCCGGCCGGGTCTGGGGACTGCTCGCCCTGCTCAAGCTCGGCGAGCGGGCCGGGGTGAGCCATTCCAGAATGGCCGGAATCTACCTGGTGAACGTGGTGGTGGTGCTGCTCAGCGGAGGGGCCGTCGGCCTGCTGGTCGCGCCGGCCCTGCTCGGCGCCCACGCCCTCTGGCTGTTCCCGGCCCTCGGCGCGCTGCTCGGGCTGCTGCTCGTCCGGCCGGCGCTGGTCGACCGGGTGGTGGCCGTGGCGGCCCGGCTGGCCCGTCGCCCGCAGCCGGCCCGGCTGGCCCGGCCGGAGCACCTGCGGCGGTCGATCGGCTGGCAGACGGCCTCGTGGGTGCTGTTCGGGGTGCACGTCTGGCTGGTCGCCACCCTGCTGGGCGCCGCACCGGTCGAGGCGCTGCCAGTGGCCCTGGGCGCCTTCGCGATCGCCAGCGTGGCCGGCACCCTGGCCCTGTTCGTCCCGGACGGCGTCGGGGTGCGCGACGTCCTGCTGATCGCCGCCCTCACCGTCGTGCTGCCGCTGCCGGCGGCGGTCACCACCGCCATCGCCAGCCGGGTGCTCTGCACGCTCGCCGAGGTCCTCACCGCCGGGGCCGCCCTGCTCGTGACCGCGCTGCGCGACCGGCGTGCCGCGCGGGCGGCCGCCACGTCGACGGACACCTCGGCGGAACGGTCCCCGGCCCCGGCTTCGTTCTGACCCGCTACCGCACGCCACCGCCCACCATCGGCGGGCACCTGCTCGCCGCGATCAGAGAAAGAAAGGACCCAGCGAGATGCCACCACTGTTGTCCATCGACGACGCCGAACAGCTCAGCGTCGAGCAGGTGCACGACCTGTACCGCCGGCACGTGAACAAGGGCCAGGTCAGCCTGATGAC
Proteins encoded:
- a CDS encoding lysylphosphatidylglycerol synthase domain-containing protein; the protein is MATDAPTPAGREPAPGTVRRGRRLVGRLVVGAFVVAVCVAIALALRDQDWSTLGQLTRPRTVPALAAALAVTSGGLLCAARAWLLTISATGAPVPVTAGVRMFFVGFLGKFLPGRVWGLLALLKLGERAGVSHSRMAGIYLVNVVVVLLSGGAVGLLVAPALLGAHALWLFPALGALLGLLLVRPALVDRVVAVAARLARRPQPARLARPEHLRRSIGWQTASWVLFGVHVWLVATLLGAAPVEALPVALGAFAIASVAGTLALFVPDGVGVRDVLLIAALTVVLPLPAAVTTAIASRVLCTLAEVLTAGAALLVTALRDRRAARAAATSTDTSAERSPAPASF
- a CDS encoding sensor histidine kinase, with amino-acid sequence MTTGRDADAARSPDTTGILDEVFSAFTRALRQQGNQLISRPEVVEQLAGQVASVLDDVAAQLRLPDTSRIALTGEARLSSVEIGAQRAEHGIHPVESLRAAITLFEVGLPIISREFAPTDSISATRISKLFHKAIMERVAVGSLSYVTFLMTKLQESRQEERRRIARELHDRVLHGMSLTLHRLDLNRHYAEHDQARARANLDSAVEYLGEAVRTVQQLSAELRRCVGEEGLASALREYLKVTTPPSVRASLRVAGDVKALPPDTTEELYLILREAVRNALRHAAPRRLDVTVDIAAAEVRAVVSDDGQGFDPGGPDRAGGGLPSMRERALLLRGRLAVVSEPGKGTRIEVRVPLMESGL
- a CDS encoding response regulator transcription factor; amino-acid sequence: MTAPDRPQIRVCLADDHTLMRDGIREMLCTDAGFTVVGEASTGPEAVAVCVRLRPDVLLLDVEMPGLGAAAVVRQIGRAAPQTRVVVVTMHDDPDLVSELLAAGAVAYLLKTILRDELVAAVRSVVRRPVQNVLLAVSRATVERLDRQRPRTTPPLTERELEVLRLTAEALSNAQIAGRLCITEATVKRHLTNIYAKLHAVSRVDAIRKATAARLIKPVPQAPVS